The nucleotide sequence TTTGGACATTTAGAGGGTGATACGATTGTCGGCATCCACCATAAAAGTGCCGTCATCACACTCGTTGAGCGACTTTCAAAAGCCATTATCGCCTTGAAACCAGAAGGCCGTAAGGCAGTTGATATTGAAAATTCGATTAATGAATGGCTTCAATCCGTACCCAAAAATCTTTTCAAATCAATTACCTTTGATTGTGGAAAAGAATTCTCTAATTGGAAAAGTATTAGTAATACGAATGATATTGATATTTATTTCGCAGACCCAGGAACGCCTTCCCAACGGGGATTAAATGAACATTCAAACGGACTCCTCCGAAAAGATGGACTACCAAAAGAAATGGAATTCAACCAAGTCAATCAAGGATTCATCTCATCCGTTGCGTCTAAAAGAAACCATATCCCTAGAAAATCACTAAATTACCAAACACCATTAGAAGTTTTTTTGAGTTACGTAAATGGAAAGTTTTGTCTCGCTTAATTTGACAAATAATAATTAAAAAAACTTATTTGAAGGAACATGCTTAAACCATAATTGTGTTTTTCCTTCCATCAGCATAAAAGTTCACCTCAAAAAGAGTGTACGAACAAAAGTTCTTTTTGTAAACCTTAAAATAGATTTTCCTGAATACGTATTGGGGATTTCTAAATGTTTGAATGTTTTTTTGAATGCAAAATCAATGCAAAAAATTTTGTATTTCTCTACTTTTCTCTCCTTGACCAAAATAAAAAAACGTTGATTTAACAACGTTTTTCATACATGTTTATCTGTCTCAACCATACATATATGGAGACGGCGGGAGTCGAACCCGCGTCCAAACACATCGCCACTTAAAAATCTACGTTCATAGTCAACTCATTTAAGGATTCACTTTACAGCTTGCCGAGTGACAGGCATTCTGTATCGCTAGTCTGATGTTCTCTTTTTCAACTTACAGACGGAAAGTTGAAACGTATCCCACTAAAGTTAGGACCCTTACTCGAGCACATGGGCGATGCCGAGAGGATCTACGCTAACTGTTTTTAGGCAGCTAAAGCGTAAGAGTTGTTTTCGTTTTTAGCAGTTATATTTAACTGTAACGTTTTTACGTAGACGTAACCTACGAAACGCAATTCAAGCTCGACTGTGCCTGTCGAATCCGTAACGTCCCCGTTAGCTAACAAGGGTTACGTGTATTTTTCATACAAAATTAGTATAGCATATATTGGGATAAATTCAATAAAAAAGCGAATCATATCCCATTATTTATATAATAACTGCCCCTTTCTTAAGAAAAAATAAGCGATTTTCTTAAGAAAAGAGGTAGCTTCAAAAAAAGATCTTAAATCAGATCAAAATACTTCAATGCGTGGACAATTCCGCCTTCTGTATTTTTCTTTGTGATAAAGGTAGAAAGTTCTTTTAATCCGTCATAGGCGTTGTCCATAGCGATTTTGTTGTCGCAAGCTTCCAACAAGGCAAAATCATTCGGACCATCGCCAAATCCAAAAGTAGGAACTTTTTCCAGCTGAAGTTCTTTTTGCAGACGTTTGACACCTGCCCCTTTTGAGATTCCTTTCTTCACTGTATCGATCGAGTAAGGACCATTCCGATAAAAAGTTAGCTCAGGAAAATGTTCGTGATAGTATTCGTCACCTGATTGAGATAAGATCAGCAACATATTTACTGTGTTTTCTTTAAAGCCTAAAGGATCAATTTCCGGAACATCTGAATGAATGAAGTCGTAAGCATTGATCATTGTTTGGCTATGACCGGTACACCAGATTTTCTGATCGTTATAGTAAGAAAGTTCATGACCGTTCAACTGTACATGATCATACATTTTTTGACATTCTTCTGAAGAAAATGTTTGAGAATAGATTTCTTCGCCGTCTACTCGAATGAAAGAACCATTCATGGTGACCGCAGAAGTAATGCCCGCATCTTCCATGATAGAGTGGATTTCTGCTTCTGTACGTCCTGTAGCGATGACGGGGAGAACATTGTTTTCTTTTAATGCGTTCATAGCTTTTGCCACTTCGGGTGTGATTTTTGATTTCGCATCTAGTAATGTTCCATCAAGATCAAAGAAAGTGATTGCACGATAATTTGACACAAATAAAACTCCTTTTTTATTGGAATAAGTTTATCTTAACAAAGAATGAACAAAAGACAAACCTTTCGTGAAGAATTCCTGAACATATTGGTTCAGTCAACAATTTAGAGTATACTATAAGAAGAGAATTTAGGAGGGAAAGAATGATTTTTTTCAGTATTGGTATCTTATTCTTAATAATTGGCAGTCTTTTTCGGATTCTGCCCTCAAAAGGAAATCTGCCTTTTTATGGGTATCATTCGCCTCTTGCCGCAAAAACAGACGCTCATTGGCGGCTGGCTCAAAAGACAAGCGGAAACTGGTTTTTTCTTATGGGCTTACTGATGGCATTGATCGGCTATTATTTAAAGACATCTGGGCATACGAATTATTTTCTGATTGAAATGCTTCTGCTAGTATTTCCAATTATGCCTATTTTTATTATGACAGAAAAGACATTACAGAAATATGACCTGGAAACTGGAGGGAACGATAATGAATATTTTAATGATTGAAGATAATCAATCTGTTTCTGAAATGATGCAGATGTTTTTC is from Enterococcus faecium and encodes:
- a CDS encoding SdpI family protein, encoding MIFFSIGILFLIIGSLFRILPSKGNLPFYGYHSPLAAKTDAHWRLAQKTSGNWFFLMGLLMALIGYYLKTSGHTNYFLIEMLLLVFPIMPIFIMTEKTLQKYDLETGGNDNEYFND
- a CDS encoding IS30 family transposase; the protein is MTYTHLTPNELVMIEAYFHQETPVAIVAKQLKRGRQTIYNVYNFLKCGGTALEYFEQYKENKRRCGRTEIIFPAEEKEYIEKRSTEGWTPDVIIGRAERTFSCSVSTLYRRFKTGEFNVLHLPMQGKRKPNGYKEKRGKQAFKRNISERKKDYVVFEEEFGHLEGDTIVGIHHKSAVITLVERLSKAIIALKPEGRKAVDIENSINEWLQSVPKNLFKSITFDCGKEFSNWKSISNTNDIDIYFADPGTPSQRGLNEHSNGLLRKDGLPKEMEFNQVNQGFISSVASKRNHIPRKSLNYQTPLEVFLSYVNGKFCLA
- a CDS encoding Cof-type HAD-IIB family hydrolase — translated: MSNYRAITFFDLDGTLLDAKSKITPEVAKAMNALKENNVLPVIATGRTEAEIHSIMEDAGITSAVTMNGSFIRVDGEEIYSQTFSSEECQKMYDHVQLNGHELSYYNDQKIWCTGHSQTMINAYDFIHSDVPEIDPLGFKENTVNMLLILSQSGDEYYHEHFPELTFYRNGPYSIDTVKKGISKGAGVKRLQKELQLEKVPTFGFGDGPNDFALLEACDNKIAMDNAYDGLKELSTFITKKNTEGGIVHALKYFDLI